A single Paenibacillus sp. FSL R5-0517 DNA region contains:
- a CDS encoding family 78 glycoside hydrolase catalytic domain: MEHILSTGGRDLPTERKESAVQTEAFTWHASWIWGEGEDWPRNEWRCFRREFEWHHGDHGSAEVTITADARYVLYVNGVLCGRGPNRSWPFELNYHVHEVGHLLHSGRNTLAVLVISYGVATFAYLPGRGGLLAQLESVHYEADGSYLRKELIVGTDASWQTALHDGYERRSARMSCQLGFAEQMDVSCWNDRWQGVDTLPLEEQGIWTPARIIGTPGDAPWECLVASDIPELTEQEVWPVRVESLKEASLVYWTHVLDVREAMEPTSRMHANPVSFAGYVAAVIRASSEAEAVVGFFSAFHALRGITLNGSYYPASDMEGERPRRLQQVRLQQGENLLLIELAGQDHGGGLHFGIDCDVPFTVVSPFDDAPIGNTPFVLIGPFATLVHIDHQPDRDPIRAYQGFGGGRPLDEKAFPDAEVYLRCRSLASIPELAPFRSWMKPFPERLSSEASIFVSSIWKMQEQARPVPADLQQVCVANRQPAIVPTSSGGRSTELILDFGREWSGYLRFEVDAGEGTVIDAYGFEYMDGDWRQDTFGVDNTLRYVCREGRQRYESPIRRGLRYLMLTIHGNTRPVRLFGISLVQSNYPVTEIGRFHSSDAILNDIWEISKHTTLLCMEDTFVDCPTYEQVFWVGDSRNEALVNYYLFGATDIVQHGLQLVPGSSRQTPLYVNQVPSGWSSVIPNWTFFWVTACLEYVRHTGSRDFAAKIWPKVKFTLDHYISHIDARGLLFIEAWNLLDWAPLEQPNDGTVTHQNAIFARTLADAAQLAELAGCTEDSPYYCSASERVTRAINNHLWSEDRQAYMDCIHADGSLSSTYSMQTQVMALVTGIAVDERKEKLNAYLTSPPEDFVAIGSPFMTFFYYEALVMHGKTDLMLRDMREKFGEMVKHEATTCWEMYPGFAENRPHPKYLTRSHCHAWSAAPGYFLGTSVLGVRPIADGWTQVKVAPQPCNLQWAKGAVPLPGNGRIDVKWEIWEEEGSESTFHLEVCASKEIAIVMEAPEGYRPVLVHRTL; the protein is encoded by the coding sequence GTGGAGCACATTTTATCAACTGGCGGGAGGGATCTGCCGACGGAACGGAAAGAGAGCGCTGTTCAGACGGAAGCATTCACGTGGCATGCCTCATGGATCTGGGGAGAAGGCGAGGACTGGCCGCGCAACGAATGGCGTTGTTTTCGCCGGGAATTCGAATGGCATCATGGGGACCATGGAAGCGCTGAGGTAACCATCACAGCAGATGCCCGATATGTGTTATATGTCAACGGAGTGCTATGCGGAAGAGGACCCAATCGCTCTTGGCCTTTTGAACTTAACTATCACGTGCATGAAGTGGGCCATCTGCTGCATTCCGGTCGTAATACGCTGGCTGTACTTGTTATCAGCTATGGTGTAGCTACGTTTGCGTATTTGCCGGGAAGGGGCGGGCTTCTCGCTCAACTGGAGTCCGTTCACTATGAGGCTGATGGGAGTTACCTGAGAAAAGAACTTATCGTGGGTACGGATGCATCCTGGCAGACCGCTCTGCATGACGGATATGAACGAAGGTCGGCGCGCATGTCTTGTCAGCTTGGCTTTGCCGAACAGATGGATGTGAGCTGCTGGAATGATCGTTGGCAAGGAGTTGACACCTTGCCGCTCGAAGAGCAAGGTATCTGGACTCCTGCCCGCATCATTGGCACGCCTGGCGATGCGCCATGGGAATGCTTGGTCGCAAGTGATATTCCGGAGCTAACGGAGCAAGAAGTATGGCCTGTCCGAGTAGAATCATTGAAAGAAGCATCTCTCGTGTACTGGACGCATGTGCTTGATGTACGTGAAGCGATGGAGCCGACAAGTCGGATGCACGCCAATCCGGTATCCTTTGCCGGTTATGTCGCAGCGGTCATTCGGGCAAGTAGCGAAGCCGAAGCGGTTGTCGGATTTTTCAGCGCGTTCCATGCTCTTCGCGGCATCACGCTTAACGGCTCATATTACCCTGCATCAGATATGGAGGGAGAACGGCCGCGCAGGCTTCAGCAGGTTAGATTGCAGCAGGGAGAGAATCTTCTGCTGATCGAGCTGGCAGGGCAGGATCATGGCGGAGGACTGCACTTTGGAATCGACTGCGATGTTCCGTTTACGGTTGTATCGCCATTCGATGATGCGCCAATAGGCAACACACCGTTTGTCCTGATTGGTCCGTTTGCCACCCTCGTGCATATCGACCACCAGCCGGATCGTGATCCCATCCGTGCATATCAGGGCTTTGGAGGCGGTAGGCCTTTGGACGAGAAGGCATTTCCGGATGCCGAGGTATATCTGCGATGCCGCAGCTTGGCTTCCATCCCTGAACTTGCTCCATTCCGCAGCTGGATGAAGCCATTTCCCGAGAGGCTTAGTTCGGAAGCTTCAATCTTTGTGTCCAGCATCTGGAAGATGCAGGAGCAGGCGCGTCCCGTTCCTGCGGACTTGCAGCAGGTATGCGTCGCCAATCGGCAGCCGGCAATCGTGCCGACAAGCTCTGGCGGAAGGAGCACGGAGCTGATTCTAGACTTTGGCCGCGAATGGTCGGGCTATCTGCGATTCGAGGTCGATGCGGGGGAAGGCACCGTCATCGACGCGTATGGCTTCGAGTATATGGACGGTGACTGGCGACAGGATACCTTTGGTGTGGATAATACGCTTCGCTATGTATGCCGCGAAGGCAGACAACGCTACGAATCGCCGATTCGGCGCGGACTTCGTTATCTCATGCTTACCATACACGGAAATACGAGACCAGTACGGCTGTTCGGCATTAGCCTTGTGCAAAGCAACTATCCGGTGACAGAGATCGGCCGATTCCATAGTTCGGACGCGATCCTCAATGACATTTGGGAGATCAGCAAGCATACTACCTTACTGTGCATGGAAGATACATTTGTGGATTGTCCCACGTATGAACAGGTATTTTGGGTTGGCGACAGCCGTAATGAAGCGCTCGTGAACTACTATCTATTCGGTGCAACAGATATCGTACAACATGGTCTGCAGCTTGTTCCGGGATCAAGCCGGCAAACGCCGCTCTATGTGAATCAGGTACCTAGCGGCTGGAGCAGCGTGATTCCAAACTGGACGTTTTTCTGGGTCACCGCGTGCCTTGAATATGTCCGACATACAGGAAGCAGGGACTTTGCAGCGAAAATCTGGCCAAAGGTAAAGTTCACGCTTGATCACTATATCTCACATATCGATGCCAGAGGATTATTGTTCATTGAAGCCTGGAATCTGTTGGACTGGGCACCATTGGAGCAGCCGAACGACGGAACGGTCACCCATCAAAATGCGATATTTGCACGCACGTTGGCAGATGCGGCCCAACTGGCCGAATTGGCAGGTTGCACAGAAGACAGCCCTTACTACTGTTCCGCATCGGAAAGAGTAACCCGCGCCATAAACAATCATCTATGGAGTGAGGATCGGCAGGCTTATATGGACTGCATTCATGCCGATGGCTCTCTTTCCAGCACCTATAGTATGCAGACGCAGGTCATGGCGCTGGTTACCGGCATTGCAGTTGATGAGCGAAAGGAGAAGCTCAACGCATATTTAACATCGCCACCTGAAGATTTTGTAGCCATAGGCAGTCCGTTCATGACGTTTTTCTATTATGAAGCGCTGGTGATGCACGGCAAGACGGATCTAATGCTCCGGGACATGAGAGAGAAGTTTGGGGAAATGGTGAAACATGAGGCGACCACTTGCTGGGAGATGTATCCGGGATTTGCCGAGAATCGGCCCCATCCGAAATACCTGACACGCAGTCATTGCCACGCCTGGTCGGCAGCACCAGGTTACTTTTTGGGAACATCCGTGCTCGGGGTTCGCCCGATTGCAGACGGTTGGACACAAGTTAAGGTTGCCCCCCAGCCTTGCAATCTGCAATGGGCGAAAGGAGCTGTACCTCTGCCTGGCAACGGAAGGATCGACGTGAAATGGGAGATTTGGGAAGAGGAAGGTAGCGAGTCCACGTTTCATTTGGAGGTATGTGCTTCGAAAGAAATTGCAATTGTGATGGAAGCACCTGAAGGATACCGACCAGTACTGGTACACAGGACATTATGA
- a CDS encoding L-fucose isomerase, whose protein sequence is MTDMKHRYESGFPKIGIRPIVDRRKLVKAALAESTMELAHEAAAAITSVLRNPDGSPVQVVIFDTCISGMSEAARCAEQFRKNGVGVLVTVANGWCYPLETMETDPTLPHAVWGFNGTERPGAVYLAALHAAHNQKGLPIFKIYGRHIQDLEERKLPEDVRDQLVRFTRAGLAAALLRGKSYLSIGSVSMGIAGCIVDEDFYQRYLGMRNAYVDMTEVTRRLEKHIYDEQEFHSAMAWADLHCKEGPDPNPESVQIDPESKKENWKTSIRMTLIVRDLMIGNPKLAEMGYEEEAYGYNAIASGFQGQREWTDHLPSADVLEAILCSSFDWNGTREPYMVATENDNLNAITMLFNHYLSHTAQIFADVRAFWSPEAVKRVTDWQPDGLAAAGFIHLINSGPAALDGTGEQLRDGQPVMKPHWEIGEQEVHACLNAVSWRPTYMDQFAGGGYSTDYTTRGGMPVTMARINLIAGLGPVLQLAEGYTLELPEDVHQRLDLRTTPTWPTTWFVPNRVAGDPIFDDVYSVMEAWGSNHCAVSYGHIGGDLITLASILRIPVNMHNVEAQRIFRPSAWSAFGTKDHEGADYRACAAYGPLYG, encoded by the coding sequence ATGACGGATATGAAGCATCGTTATGAGAGCGGATTTCCAAAGATCGGCATTCGCCCCATCGTGGATCGCCGCAAGCTTGTAAAGGCTGCGCTGGCTGAAAGCACGATGGAACTGGCGCACGAAGCTGCTGCTGCGATTACCTCCGTTCTCCGAAACCCGGACGGCTCCCCGGTGCAGGTTGTCATCTTTGATACATGCATCTCGGGAATGAGCGAAGCAGCCCGTTGTGCCGAGCAATTCAGAAAGAATGGTGTCGGAGTTCTGGTCACGGTAGCAAACGGTTGGTGTTATCCACTTGAAACGATGGAAACCGACCCAACCTTGCCGCACGCCGTCTGGGGATTCAATGGCACCGAACGGCCCGGTGCGGTCTACCTGGCCGCGCTGCATGCGGCGCATAACCAGAAAGGTCTGCCCATTTTCAAAATCTATGGCAGACATATTCAGGATCTGGAGGAACGCAAACTGCCAGAGGATGTCCGGGATCAACTGGTCCGGTTCACCCGTGCAGGTCTGGCTGCTGCACTGCTGCGAGGAAAATCCTATCTGTCGATCGGTTCCGTCTCCATGGGCATCGCAGGTTGTATTGTAGATGAAGATTTCTACCAGCGTTATCTGGGCATGCGTAACGCCTATGTGGATATGACTGAGGTTACGCGCAGGCTGGAGAAACATATCTATGACGAGCAGGAATTCCACTCAGCTATGGCTTGGGCCGATCTTCATTGCAAGGAAGGGCCTGATCCCAATCCGGAGTCGGTTCAAATTGATCCAGAGAGCAAAAAGGAGAACTGGAAAACTTCTATTCGCATGACGTTGATTGTGCGTGATCTGATGATTGGCAATCCCAAACTGGCCGAAATGGGATACGAAGAAGAGGCGTATGGTTATAATGCCATTGCTTCCGGGTTTCAGGGACAGCGTGAATGGACCGATCACCTTCCCAGTGCAGATGTGCTGGAGGCGATTCTGTGCAGTTCATTCGACTGGAATGGCACTCGCGAACCCTACATGGTCGCCACCGAGAACGACAATCTGAACGCCATCACCATGTTGTTCAATCACTATTTGTCGCATACTGCCCAGATTTTTGCGGATGTTCGTGCATTTTGGAGCCCGGAAGCTGTGAAACGCGTAACAGACTGGCAGCCGGATGGTCTGGCTGCGGCAGGGTTCATACATCTGATCAATTCTGGACCAGCGGCGCTTGATGGAACGGGAGAGCAGCTTCGCGACGGTCAGCCCGTGATGAAGCCTCACTGGGAGATTGGTGAACAGGAAGTTCATGCCTGTCTCAATGCAGTTAGCTGGCGACCAACCTATATGGACCAATTTGCAGGCGGAGGCTATTCTACCGATTATACAACCCGTGGGGGGATGCCCGTCACCATGGCACGCATTAACCTCATAGCCGGGCTGGGGCCGGTGCTTCAGCTTGCGGAAGGGTATACGTTGGAGCTGCCGGAGGACGTGCATCAACGACTGGATCTGCGAACGACGCCAACGTGGCCAACGACATGGTTTGTCCCGAATCGGGTAGCAGGTGATCCGATATTTGATGACGTCTACAGCGTTATGGAGGCCTGGGGTTCGAACCATTGTGCTGTAAGCTATGGCCATATCGGAGGTGACTTGATTACGCTTGCGAGCATACTCCGCATTCCGGTTAACATGCACAATGTTGAAGCACAGCGCATTTTTCGGCCTAGCGCCTGGTCAGCATTTGGCACAAAAGATCATGAGGGTGCAGACTATCGTGCTTGTGCTGCATATGGCCCTTTATATGGCTAA
- a CDS encoding family 78 glycoside hydrolase catalytic domain, protein MTSMKNMAETKEKSVSDEWCAKWITRPVVQPHDWISYQAEVILSVEEGGAAFLFGYRDEGNHCGIELLEPEEDAQQTHVCIYRVEEDVRQVLGKMVLPALHKLPQRLSLKISTEAGEWQVSIDEHYTHRCMAAAYEGTIAFRTTDGQKATFRDLRLSGSDGRVLYSNRFYDPKTTHFTTDTISPSGNGLVLEENMLSICEAPIPVDSPLFRKPFELPSSAVEARLRIYSVGWYELCINGNPADNRVLAPANSPYSRRMLYDTYDVTHLLQDNDNVLGVWLGNGYHFNYSRWGWKWNQDKAFIMQLDLQFEDGSKRTIITDESWSFASSPILSNDIYDGESYDAREEYIGWDQPGFLENGNWSRAVTAEPPIGKLEANIQPPVVPHNPVEPIAVFRPSPGVGVYDFGQNMAGWVRIQVTGAEGSQVRLRYSELVDEQGNIDPWTNRNAKATDTYILRGEAEERYEPRFTYHGFRYVEVSGETDHLSIQAIPIHADVEPAGSFECSDEGLNQLYSNIRWSYLNNLVSIPTDCCQRDERTPCLMDSAVVEEAGMHHFNMQNYYRKWLGDIEESMTNPDWSGDKVFLPWRLYQHYNDLDILLQRYPSMKAYIDHLHQEWPDHQVKDGFGDWCPPNDDGWENYFHEVELVNTSIYYKITSIVAETALILDMSADHEHYSTLARDINQAFHRHWDVGNGVYSSGSQTAQLLPLAFGMVPVKERASAAKRLVEAIEEHGGHLHTGIYGTRYLIDVLADYGYIDVAYELLSKKEYPGFGYQIERGATTLWEQWSEKGGMHSHDHAMFGGISVSFYTRLAGIRPDSPGYEKIWIEPMIPSKLERVSASLRTAHGLIAVAWKKDEAGLHMEVTIPEGTTATFVVPADMVNAVNLRRSHTLNPGQHIFSIPIHTIQ, encoded by the coding sequence ATGACATCCATGAAGAACATGGCGGAAACGAAGGAGAAATCAGTATCTGACGAATGGTGTGCCAAGTGGATTACACGCCCGGTAGTCCAGCCTCATGACTGGATTTCATATCAGGCGGAAGTCATTCTCAGCGTGGAAGAAGGCGGTGCAGCATTTCTGTTCGGTTATCGTGACGAAGGCAATCACTGTGGTATTGAACTGCTTGAGCCTGAAGAAGATGCACAGCAGACACACGTGTGCATATACCGCGTTGAAGAAGACGTACGCCAGGTTCTGGGGAAGATGGTTTTACCTGCACTGCACAAACTTCCTCAACGTTTATCACTCAAGATAAGTACGGAAGCCGGGGAATGGCAAGTATCCATCGATGAACATTACACGCATCGCTGCATGGCAGCAGCTTATGAAGGAACGATTGCATTCCGGACGACTGACGGGCAAAAGGCAACCTTCCGTGATCTAAGGCTCAGCGGGAGTGATGGCCGCGTGCTGTACTCCAACCGCTTTTATGATCCGAAGACGACTCATTTTACCACAGATACGATTAGCCCTTCGGGGAATGGGCTTGTGCTTGAGGAAAATATGCTGTCGATCTGTGAGGCACCCATTCCAGTTGACAGCCCTCTGTTTCGCAAACCATTTGAATTGCCATCGTCCGCAGTTGAAGCCAGATTGCGCATCTATTCGGTAGGTTGGTATGAGCTCTGCATCAACGGGAACCCGGCGGACAACCGAGTTCTGGCTCCAGCCAATTCGCCGTATTCCCGCAGAATGCTCTATGACACCTATGACGTGACCCATCTGCTTCAAGACAACGATAACGTACTCGGCGTGTGGCTCGGGAATGGTTACCATTTCAATTATTCACGGTGGGGATGGAAATGGAATCAGGATAAAGCCTTTATCATGCAATTGGACCTCCAGTTTGAGGATGGCAGCAAGCGTACCATCATAACGGATGAATCTTGGTCATTCGCGTCAAGCCCGATACTTTCCAATGATATCTATGACGGAGAGTCCTATGATGCACGAGAGGAGTACATCGGTTGGGATCAACCGGGATTTCTTGAAAACGGAAATTGGTCGAGGGCTGTAACTGCCGAACCACCTATCGGCAAGCTTGAAGCGAACATCCAACCTCCTGTTGTACCTCACAACCCGGTCGAGCCCATCGCTGTCTTCAGGCCAAGTCCGGGCGTGGGCGTATACGATTTTGGTCAGAACATGGCAGGGTGGGTTCGCATTCAGGTAACAGGAGCGGAAGGCAGTCAAGTGCGGCTGAGATACAGCGAGCTAGTCGATGAACAAGGCAACATTGATCCCTGGACGAATCGAAATGCCAAAGCAACCGACACATACATTCTCCGTGGAGAGGCGGAAGAACGTTATGAACCTCGCTTTACGTATCACGGCTTCCGTTATGTGGAAGTCAGCGGTGAAACAGATCATCTCTCCATTCAGGCCATTCCCATTCATGCAGACGTAGAGCCGGCAGGCAGCTTTGAATGTTCAGATGAAGGGCTCAATCAGCTCTACAGTAATATTCGCTGGTCATACCTCAACAATCTGGTCAGCATACCCACGGACTGCTGTCAGCGAGATGAACGTACGCCTTGTCTCATGGATTCTGCTGTTGTTGAGGAAGCCGGCATGCACCATTTCAATATGCAGAATTATTATCGCAAATGGCTCGGAGATATTGAAGAAAGCATGACCAACCCGGACTGGAGCGGGGACAAAGTGTTTCTTCCTTGGCGTCTCTATCAGCATTATAACGATCTGGATATCTTGCTCCAGCGTTATCCTTCCATGAAAGCATATATTGACCATCTGCATCAGGAGTGGCCAGACCATCAGGTGAAGGATGGCTTTGGGGACTGGTGTCCTCCCAATGATGATGGTTGGGAGAACTACTTCCACGAAGTCGAACTGGTGAATACAAGTATTTACTACAAAATCACGTCCATTGTTGCCGAAACGGCGTTGATCCTGGACATGAGCGCAGATCATGAACATTATTCGACACTGGCTCGGGATATCAACCAGGCCTTTCATCGCCATTGGGACGTGGGGAACGGCGTTTACAGCAGCGGTTCCCAGACTGCTCAGCTGCTGCCGCTCGCTTTTGGCATGGTGCCGGTCAAAGAGCGGGCCTCAGCCGCAAAGCGGCTAGTGGAAGCTATTGAGGAACATGGCGGTCATCTTCATACCGGTATCTATGGCACCAGATATCTGATTGACGTGCTGGCGGACTACGGATACATCGATGTTGCCTATGAGCTTCTGAGCAAGAAGGAATATCCCGGGTTCGGATACCAGATTGAGCGCGGAGCTACGACGCTCTGGGAGCAATGGAGCGAGAAAGGTGGCATGCATTCCCATGACCACGCCATGTTCGGGGGCATCAGTGTTTCTTTTTACACGCGACTGGCTGGTATTAGGCCCGACTCTCCCGGTTACGAAAAAATATGGATTGAGCCGATGATCCCCTCGAAGTTGGAAAGGGTGAGCGCTTCGCTCAGGACGGCACATGGACTCATTGCAGTAGCGTGGAAAAAAGACGAGGCAGGTCTTCATATGGAGGTGACGATCCCTGAAGGAACCACAGCCACGTTTGTCGTGCCTGCTGATATGGTAAATGCCGTGAATCTACGTCGTTCTCACACATTGAACCCGGGACAACACATCTTCTCCATCCCAATCCATACCATCCAATAA
- a CDS encoding sugar-binding domain-containing protein, translated as MTHISYYRSDEGKRFLDEVQDEAYVRSSLHGDAWVEKDSRIPIRCTTDKVQISIASRHADAEPSADFTYANHHNVRNSASKKTLLLSGIWRMKGGEAADHGDPAPATGWYGRKARASEGMRERWYEPAHDRSDWLEVSVPTTVQKALVDQELLDDPHWNTNTIDELKNHGMPEETPVWFRRTRVECEEWWFATSFELPEESVGGRLSLQFDGIDYSGTVFFNGASLGHHQGMFGGPIHDITDLVRHDKSNVVVVRLDPAPQSWNGLMKPSPGFGWHYGHLISLGIWKDVRVVAEPDIALLDPYVVTLSHTSDEAVLHLEFTTESSLIEQVKLTIKGCIRSKKSKTVVGSFDPDNQTFCQRDTHFTYSIEVPYGRSKFSTAIRLTDPEVWWPTGYGEQPLYELVLSGSNSGPINVGEAHTTFGIRTIEMRPLNDAVPETEYRWQFVINGEPMFIKGANWCWPDAMLDHQNGQYERLLELARRGNVQMLRAWGGGLVESEEFYNLCDEKGIMVYQEFPLCWGPPDSPLTDLGVIDRQTTISVKRLRNHPSLIMWGGGNENGNHGGADEGLFLVGKRCRGYDPSRPFHRTDPWGGSVHNWNVYHGGESLDEATLAMPSVFYGEFGIPSQTNVSSCLRYMPEEALASFPPTEDSRGWKAHFHQFGLKDIIKVMRYAAYGPIRNWQDYITYSQTAQGDAIRLTADVQRAGTGRDKSGFWYYKFTDCFPGHSWAVVDYYGTAKLSYYRAKQASRPQNAFITCTKLDAWQPDEIFRAALHVVNDSRNALINAAIQVSMYDSQLSEVMKWNYPALTVKTGLASCIDQLEITLPEESAIRPFLIVITLHESNGDLVSDQWYWFNAQPKSPELITFEREHRHQANEYPGDEAKQAFALYAELSDAPLHELPRTTLEWSVETQDQSGFIVIRNMGNVPAIRVMIHHFPDEWSCYLDDNDFGLLAGEERRIPFEIGPDVILDGITVSAWNAFEISRSGVPITSKSC; from the coding sequence ATGACACACATCTCATATTACCGTTCAGATGAAGGTAAACGCTTTCTGGACGAAGTTCAGGACGAGGCCTACGTCCGTTCCTCGCTGCATGGGGATGCATGGGTGGAGAAGGACAGCCGCATCCCAATCCGCTGTACGACAGACAAAGTGCAAATTTCAATAGCATCCCGCCATGCCGATGCAGAGCCATCAGCTGATTTCACATATGCCAATCACCACAACGTTCGCAATTCTGCCTCCAAAAAAACATTACTTCTGTCCGGAATCTGGCGTATGAAGGGAGGCGAAGCAGCTGATCATGGAGATCCCGCGCCTGCGACGGGCTGGTATGGACGAAAAGCTCGGGCGAGTGAAGGCATGCGGGAACGCTGGTACGAACCGGCTCACGATCGAAGCGATTGGCTGGAAGTCAGCGTACCCACAACGGTGCAAAAAGCGCTGGTTGATCAGGAACTGCTCGATGATCCCCACTGGAATACCAACACGATCGATGAACTGAAGAATCACGGTATGCCTGAAGAGACCCCCGTCTGGTTCCGCAGGACACGTGTGGAATGCGAGGAATGGTGGTTTGCTACATCATTTGAACTGCCTGAAGAATCGGTGGGAGGCCGACTCTCCTTGCAATTCGACGGGATCGACTACTCGGGCACCGTATTTTTTAATGGCGCATCACTGGGACATCATCAGGGCATGTTTGGCGGCCCAATTCATGATATTACAGACTTGGTTCGACATGATAAATCCAATGTGGTTGTTGTTCGACTGGACCCTGCACCTCAAAGTTGGAACGGCCTGATGAAGCCCAGTCCGGGCTTTGGCTGGCATTATGGACACCTGATTTCACTCGGCATCTGGAAGGATGTACGGGTGGTGGCCGAACCGGACATCGCTTTGCTTGATCCGTATGTTGTAACCCTGTCCCACACCTCGGATGAAGCTGTGCTTCACTTGGAGTTTACGACGGAGAGCAGTCTCATTGAGCAAGTGAAATTAACCATCAAAGGCTGTATCCGGTCGAAGAAATCGAAAACGGTTGTGGGTTCATTTGACCCCGATAACCAGACATTTTGCCAAAGGGATACCCATTTTACGTATTCCATTGAAGTGCCCTATGGTCGCAGCAAATTCAGTACCGCAATCAGACTGACTGATCCCGAGGTTTGGTGGCCGACGGGTTACGGGGAACAGCCTCTCTATGAGCTTGTGTTATCTGGATCCAATTCTGGGCCCATTAACGTTGGAGAAGCTCACACGACTTTTGGCATCCGTACGATTGAAATGCGTCCTCTGAACGATGCAGTACCGGAAACGGAATATCGCTGGCAGTTTGTCATCAATGGCGAGCCAATGTTCATCAAAGGCGCGAACTGGTGTTGGCCTGATGCCATGCTTGACCATCAGAATGGGCAGTATGAACGGCTGCTGGAGCTCGCCCGCAGGGGAAATGTGCAGATGCTCCGGGCCTGGGGAGGCGGCTTGGTGGAAAGTGAAGAATTTTATAATCTGTGTGATGAAAAAGGCATTATGGTCTATCAGGAATTCCCGCTCTGCTGGGGTCCACCCGATTCACCACTGACGGACCTTGGCGTTATTGACCGCCAGACCACAATTTCAGTAAAACGGCTCAGAAACCACCCTTCCTTGATCATGTGGGGGGGAGGCAATGAGAACGGCAATCATGGCGGTGCAGATGAAGGATTATTTTTGGTCGGAAAAAGATGCCGTGGATACGATCCATCCCGTCCGTTCCATCGAACCGATCCATGGGGCGGAAGTGTGCATAACTGGAACGTATATCACGGGGGTGAATCCCTGGATGAGGCAACGTTAGCGATGCCATCGGTGTTTTATGGCGAATTCGGCATTCCAAGTCAGACCAATGTTTCAAGCTGTCTGCGCTATATGCCGGAAGAAGCGTTGGCGTCATTTCCTCCAACGGAAGATAGCAGGGGTTGGAAAGCGCATTTTCACCAGTTCGGTCTGAAGGATATCATTAAAGTCATGCGCTACGCGGCGTACGGACCGATCCGCAACTGGCAGGACTACATCACGTATTCTCAAACCGCTCAAGGTGATGCGATTCGACTGACCGCTGATGTACAGAGGGCGGGAACAGGAAGAGATAAGAGCGGCTTCTGGTACTACAAATTCACGGATTGTTTTCCCGGACATTCGTGGGCGGTGGTCGATTATTACGGAACAGCCAAGCTTTCCTATTATCGTGCCAAACAGGCTTCACGTCCGCAAAATGCCTTCATCACCTGCACCAAACTGGATGCGTGGCAGCCAGATGAGATATTCCGCGCAGCACTGCATGTCGTGAACGATTCGCGTAACGCCCTTATCAATGCAGCTATCCAAGTCTCGATGTACGACAGTCAATTAAGCGAGGTGATGAAGTGGAATTATCCAGCGCTAACCGTGAAGACCGGGCTGGCGAGCTGCATCGATCAACTGGAAATCACGTTGCCGGAAGAATCAGCAATTCGGCCGTTCTTGATTGTCATCACGCTTCATGAAAGCAATGGAGATCTTGTGTCCGATCAGTGGTATTGGTTCAATGCCCAGCCGAAGAGCCCAGAGCTGATCACGTTTGAGAGGGAGCACCGCCATCAAGCAAACGAATACCCTGGCGATGAGGCCAAGCAGGCATTTGCATTGTACGCCGAACTCTCCGATGCACCGCTGCATGAACTCCCGCGAACTACGCTTGAATGGTCTGTCGAGACCCAAGACCAGAGCGGTTTCATTGTCATTCGAAACATGGGAAACGTGCCTGCGATTCGAGTGATGATTCACCATTTTCCAGACGAGTGGAGTTGTTATCTGGATGACAATGATTTTGGATTGCTTGCGGGAGAAGAGAGACGTATCCCGTTTGAAATCGGGCCTGACGTGATCCTGGACGGCATCACGGTAAGTGCCTGGAATGCGTTTGAGATATCCCGAAGTGGCGTGCCCATCACAAGTAAATCGTGCTGA